A window from Mycolicibacterium tokaiense encodes these proteins:
- a CDS encoding DUF2505 domain-containing protein, which translates to MPRSFDGHTESSASVQQIHEAFGRKDYWAARLAGDDPAATLESLTVGRDGTVAIRISQRIGHVMMPSLITKFVSGDVVLTHTETWTPSGVDQVCGRLDTTVSGGLGSCRATTRLESAPMGCRLRFTGRVQVRIPLLGGNLEKSFGTNLAERIPGVVDFTTTWISEQL; encoded by the coding sequence ATGCCCCGTTCTTTCGACGGCCACACCGAATCGTCCGCCAGCGTCCAGCAGATCCACGAGGCGTTCGGCCGGAAGGACTACTGGGCCGCTCGGCTGGCGGGCGACGATCCCGCTGCCACCCTGGAGTCCCTGACCGTCGGTCGCGACGGCACGGTGGCGATCCGGATCTCCCAGCGCATCGGTCACGTCATGATGCCGAGCCTGATCACGAAGTTCGTTTCCGGCGACGTGGTGCTGACCCACACCGAGACCTGGACGCCATCCGGGGTGGATCAGGTGTGCGGCCGGTTGGACACCACCGTGTCCGGGGGGCTCGGATCCTGCCGCGCGACAACCCGACTCGAATCAGCCCCGATGGGGTGCCGGCTCCGGTTCACCGGGCGAGTCCAGGTCAGGATCCCGTTGCTCGGGGGCAACCTGGAAAAGTCCTTCGGCACCAACCTGGCCGAGCGCATTCCCGGCGTGGTGGATTTCACCACCACCTGGATCTCCGAGCAGTTGTAG
- a CDS encoding acyltransferase family protein — MRVHQTHTVEPAAAARVPRGGAGAFRPDIEGLRAVAVLAVVLFHADLVGLDGGFAGVDVFFVVSGFLITGMLWREAAATGTVRLRDFFGARARRLLPASAVVGVVTALAVVALLPPLRVPTVLYDGIASALYLGNYWFIVADVNYFSDLLSPSPFQHYWSLGVEEQFYLVWPVLILGTAWLVRRVRRSPTRQINSPRPILAVLAVVTVVSLTLSVVVTHVVPVVAFFSLPTRAWELALGGLVALSAERWRRLQPSVAAALGWSGLALIVVACAGLSETTPYPGTAALLPTVGTALVIGAGCAVPSRGCGRLLATAPLRTLGRMSYSWYLWHWPVLVLAPALVGQPLGWAQRLSAVLISLVLAAMTLRWIENPLRFARRLRESGSLSLVLGGVVTAVAVAVCVLLLAVISVPGGRGVPRPAPAVSVTPLAAGAGSAAHDSAVQQAMSQVQRAVAASVGLREVPSDLSPPLLDVAEQQRQFSFDGCLRNPYQGGQPECAFADITSSTTVALIGDSNAAMWAPALEEAAGQRGWRLELMAKMACPLMDINLDDPFRRLVERFQHCEQWRAGALARLREERPALIVVGAWRGYGVDESWTGFTAFNAAWLTGLTNLVRQLRDTGARVLVLGPIPSPHQSVPMCLSGHLDDASACALPRSTAVNDRGIAAEATATEAGGGDYADLTRLFCTAQRCPGIVGNTLVYLDVSHQTLEYSRWLAPVIGALADRTLDREGDRVPR; from the coding sequence GTGAGAGTGCACCAGACCCACACTGTCGAGCCCGCCGCAGCGGCCCGAGTGCCACGCGGTGGAGCTGGGGCGTTTCGACCCGATATCGAGGGTCTACGCGCGGTGGCCGTGTTGGCGGTGGTCCTGTTCCACGCCGACCTCGTGGGTCTCGACGGTGGATTCGCTGGTGTGGACGTATTTTTCGTCGTCTCCGGCTTCCTGATCACCGGGATGCTGTGGCGCGAGGCGGCGGCCACGGGCACCGTCCGACTACGCGACTTCTTCGGCGCCCGCGCCCGACGACTGCTGCCCGCGTCCGCAGTGGTGGGCGTGGTCACCGCACTGGCCGTGGTCGCCCTGCTGCCACCACTGCGGGTCCCGACCGTGCTCTACGACGGCATAGCCAGTGCGCTGTATCTGGGCAATTACTGGTTTATCGTGGCCGACGTCAACTACTTCAGCGATCTGCTGTCCCCGTCACCGTTCCAGCACTACTGGTCCCTGGGCGTGGAGGAGCAGTTCTATCTGGTGTGGCCGGTCTTGATCCTCGGCACGGCGTGGCTGGTGCGCCGGGTCCGCAGATCGCCCACCCGTCAGATCAATTCGCCGCGCCCCATCCTGGCGGTACTGGCAGTGGTCACCGTCGTATCGCTCACACTGTCCGTCGTGGTCACTCACGTGGTTCCCGTGGTGGCATTCTTCTCCTTGCCCACCCGCGCGTGGGAACTGGCTCTGGGCGGCTTGGTGGCCCTGTCCGCCGAGCGCTGGCGCAGGCTGCAGCCGTCGGTTGCTGCCGCGCTCGGCTGGTCGGGTCTGGCCCTGATCGTGGTCGCCTGCGCCGGCTTGAGTGAGACCACTCCGTACCCGGGAACGGCAGCCCTGCTGCCGACGGTGGGTACGGCGCTGGTCATCGGCGCCGGCTGCGCCGTGCCGTCGCGGGGCTGCGGGCGCCTGCTGGCGACTGCACCTCTGCGCACGCTCGGCCGGATGTCCTACTCGTGGTATCTATGGCACTGGCCGGTGCTGGTGCTCGCGCCCGCCCTGGTGGGTCAGCCTCTGGGGTGGGCGCAACGTCTGTCCGCGGTGCTGATATCGCTGGTGCTGGCTGCGATGACCCTACGGTGGATCGAGAATCCGCTGCGGTTCGCCCGGCGGTTGCGCGAATCCGGTTCGCTGAGCCTCGTTCTCGGCGGTGTCGTCACCGCCGTGGCCGTGGCGGTCTGTGTGCTGCTGCTGGCGGTGATCTCGGTACCCGGCGGTCGTGGGGTGCCACGACCCGCGCCCGCGGTCTCCGTGACCCCGCTGGCCGCCGGGGCCGGAAGCGCCGCTCATGACAGCGCGGTTCAGCAAGCCATGAGCCAGGTACAGCGGGCGGTGGCGGCCTCGGTGGGGTTGCGGGAAGTGCCCTCCGACCTGTCTCCCCCGTTGCTCGACGTTGCCGAGCAGCAGCGGCAGTTCTCGTTCGACGGTTGCCTGCGCAATCCCTACCAAGGCGGTCAACCCGAGTGCGCGTTCGCCGACATCACCTCGTCCACCACCGTCGCACTGATCGGGGACTCCAACGCCGCGATGTGGGCGCCGGCGTTGGAAGAGGCGGCTGGACAACGGGGATGGCGGCTGGAGTTGATGGCCAAGATGGCCTGCCCGCTGATGGACATCAACCTCGACGATCCGTTCCGGCGGCTCGTCGAGCGGTTCCAGCACTGTGAGCAATGGCGGGCCGGCGCCCTGGCCAGGCTGCGCGAGGAGCGCCCGGCGCTGATCGTGGTGGGGGCGTGGCGGGGGTACGGAGTCGACGAATCGTGGACCGGGTTCACCGCTTTCAATGCAGCCTGGCTCACCGGCCTGACGAATCTGGTGCGTCAGCTGCGCGACACCGGCGCCCGGGTGCTGGTGCTGGGCCCCATCCCGAGTCCCCACCAGTCGGTGCCGATGTGCCTGTCCGGCCACCTCGATGATGCGAGTGCCTGCGCGCTGCCCAGGTCAACCGCGGTGAACGACAGGGGTATCGCCGCCGAGGCCACGGCCACCGAGGCGGGTGGGGGCGACTATGCCGACCTGACCAGGTTGTTCTGCACAGCGCAACGGTGCCCCGGGATCGTCGGCAACACCCTGGTCTACCTCGATGTCAGCCATCAGACGCTGGAGTACTCCCGGTGGCTCGCACCCGTCATCGGCGCCTTGGCGGACCGCACCCTGGATCGAGAAGGTGATCGTGTCCCACGCTGA
- a CDS encoding acyltransferase family protein — MSHADSANRTVERHTSDAQRARFRPDIEGLRAVAVLAVVLFHAQIPGLDGGFIGVDVFFVISGFLITGLLWRETSTTGTVRLRTFYGARARRLLPAAALVGIITLITAAALLPLGQARAVMGDGIASALYVSNLWFILADVSYFDAAGHLPPSPFQHYWSLGVEEQFYLVWAPIFLVIAWVIRRRNRSRRLRADLSPSPRPYFVVLVVIASVSFGLSLLITYVMPAVAFFSLPTRAWQLAVGGILALTATRWRGLPHRGAVTLGWFGLVLILLACTLLSEATLYPGVAALLPTLGAALVIAAGCALPEQGCGRLLGLAPMRALGRVSYSWYLWHWPVLIFAPLLMGHPLGIVESSTAALLSLGLAALTLRYVENPVRYAPGIRDSSGRSLGLGAAATAATVCVGVGLLAVIPTPVGRGAPATPVVLAAAPAPAGSDLAAYDAAVTRAFAQMQGAVAASAEVRAVPANLQPSLADAPEQKQAMAFNGCVVSFFADALPECATGEDGSTTTVALFGDSHAAMLVPAFRQITGERHWRLETLSKAGCPPIDVPIDNVFARLAEQLQGCGRWREQAIARLRADPPDLVVVSLWRQYSTGSASNWTPGFVPYDPAWLAGLTDLVHQLRDTGTQVLVLGPIPDPQSIVPVCLSGHLDDARACAPTRTTAVNHTGITAETLATEHGGGHYADLTDLFCTADICPTIIGNTLVYLDWSHLTLEFAGLIAPALGALTDRALVDG, encoded by the coding sequence GTGTCCCACGCTGACAGCGCCAACCGCACCGTGGAACGGCACACGAGTGACGCGCAGAGGGCGCGGTTTCGTCCGGACATCGAGGGGCTGCGTGCCGTCGCCGTGCTCGCCGTCGTACTCTTCCACGCCCAGATCCCCGGCCTCGACGGCGGATTCATCGGCGTCGACGTCTTCTTCGTCATCTCCGGATTCCTCATCACCGGCCTACTCTGGCGCGAGACATCCACCACCGGCACCGTCCGACTACGCACCTTCTACGGCGCCCGCGCCCGCCGCCTCCTGCCCGCAGCAGCCCTCGTCGGCATCATCACCCTCATCACCGCCGCCGCCCTGCTGCCACTCGGCCAGGCCAGGGCGGTCATGGGCGACGGCATCGCCAGCGCGCTCTACGTCAGCAACCTCTGGTTCATCCTCGCCGATGTCAGTTACTTCGATGCCGCAGGCCATCTGCCCCCGTCACCGTTCCAGCACTACTGGTCCCTCGGCGTGGAAGAACAGTTCTATCTGGTGTGGGCACCGATCTTCTTGGTCATTGCGTGGGTGATCCGCCGCCGGAACCGGTCCCGACGGCTGCGCGCGGATCTCAGTCCCTCGCCGCGGCCCTATTTCGTGGTTCTCGTGGTGATCGCCTCGGTGTCCTTCGGGCTGTCGCTGCTGATCACCTACGTCATGCCCGCTGTTGCGTTCTTCTCCCTGCCCACCCGGGCGTGGCAGCTGGCGGTCGGCGGGATACTGGCCCTGACCGCCACCCGGTGGCGTGGTCTGCCACACCGGGGTGCGGTGACGCTCGGCTGGTTCGGCCTCGTGCTCATCCTGCTGGCCTGCACGCTGCTCAGCGAAGCGACGCTCTACCCCGGTGTTGCGGCACTGTTGCCCACCCTGGGCGCCGCGCTGGTGATCGCCGCCGGGTGCGCCCTCCCCGAGCAGGGGTGCGGACGCCTGTTGGGGCTGGCACCGATGCGGGCCCTGGGCCGGGTCTCCTACTCCTGGTACCTCTGGCATTGGCCGGTGCTCATTTTCGCACCGCTGCTGATGGGCCATCCGCTCGGCATTGTGGAGAGCTCGACTGCGGCGCTGCTGTCCCTGGGCTTGGCCGCCCTCACCCTGCGGTATGTGGAGAACCCCGTGCGGTACGCCCCTGGTATCCGCGACTCCAGTGGGCGCAGCCTGGGTTTGGGCGCGGCCGCCACCGCGGCCACGGTGTGCGTGGGCGTCGGCCTGCTGGCCGTCATACCCACGCCGGTGGGCCGCGGTGCGCCTGCCACGCCCGTAGTGCTCGCCGCTGCGCCGGCTCCGGCCGGCTCGGATCTCGCTGCCTACGACGCCGCGGTCACCCGGGCGTTCGCTCAGATGCAGGGTGCGGTGGCCGCGTCTGCCGAAGTGCGCGCTGTTCCGGCCAACCTGCAACCGTCACTGGCCGACGCCCCGGAACAGAAGCAGGCGATGGCGTTCAACGGGTGCGTGGTGAGCTTCTTCGCGGACGCGTTACCCGAATGCGCCACGGGCGAGGACGGTTCGACGACCACCGTGGCGTTGTTCGGCGATTCCCATGCGGCCATGCTGGTGCCGGCTTTCCGGCAGATCACCGGAGAGCGCCACTGGCGCCTGGAAACTCTGTCCAAAGCGGGCTGCCCACCCATCGACGTGCCCATCGACAATGTGTTCGCCCGGCTGGCCGAACAACTCCAGGGCTGTGGCCGCTGGCGCGAACAGGCGATCGCCCGGCTGCGCGCCGATCCGCCCGACCTGGTGGTGGTGAGTCTGTGGCGGCAGTACAGCACCGGTAGCGCCAGCAACTGGACCCCCGGTTTCGTCCCCTACGACCCGGCGTGGCTGGCCGGCCTGACCGACCTGGTCCACCAACTCCGCGACACCGGCACACAAGTCCTGGTCCTCGGCCCCATCCCCGACCCCCAATCCATCGTCCCCGTCTGCCTTTCCGGCCACCTCGACGACGCCCGAGCCTGCGCCCCCACCCGAACCACCGCCGTCAACCACACCGGCATCACCGCAGAAACCCTCGCCACCGAACACGGCGGCGGCCACTACGCCGACCTCACCGACCTCTTCTGCACCGCCGACATCTGCCCCACCATCATCGGCAACACCCTCGTCTACCTCGATTGGAGCCACCTCACGCTGGAGTTCGCCGGATTGATCGCACCTGCACTCGGTGCGCTGACCGACCGCGCTCTCGTCGATGGCTGA
- a CDS encoding acyltransferase family protein → MADTGGFRPDIEGLRAVAVLAVVLFHAQIPGLDGGFIGVDVFFVISGFLITGLLWRETSTTGTVRLRTFYGARARRLLPAAALVGIITLITAAALLPPLPARTTIGDGIASALYVSNYRFILQGVDYSAPTVTPSAFQHYWSLGVEEQFYAVWPVLMIAVAWWVRRRRGPLGPSRSARPYLVTLAVIAVASCALALLASHWAPFVAFFSLPTRAWQLAIGGMIALTALQWRRLPSGAATVIGCGGLLLIGLACTLFDETTLYPGAAALVPTLGTAAVIAAGCAQPGRGAGRLLGAAGMRAIGRLSYSWYLWHWPILVFAPLVLGHALDLGARLAAALLSALLAALTLRYVENPLRFATSVRTSSWRSVSLGMVSTASVVAVGAGLLIAVPAPAGRGAPITPITLAAAPVPAGSAPDVYDRAVEQTFAAVQTAVRAAADLTAVPSNLQPPLAGAEDQLDDVFRNGCLRSAWQVEQPDCASGDLDSDTSIVVLGDSNSAMWNPAFRALAPARGWRLQMMGKAGCPMMDLPIRSPQLHREYTECARWRSGVLARLQAEPPDLVVVSMWRGYGSDGYPAGVQSYDAAWLASLTELVRQLRDTGTQVLVLGPIPDPQSIVPVCLSGHLDDARACAPTRTTAVNHTGITAETLATEHGGGHYADLTDLFCTADICPTIIGNTLVYRDRSHLTVEYARLLAPALGALTDRTLAHT, encoded by the coding sequence ATGGCTGACACCGGCGGGTTTCGTCCGGACATCGAGGGGCTGCGTGCCGTCGCCGTGCTCGCCGTCGTACTCTTCCACGCCCAGATCCCCGGCCTCGACGGCGGATTCATCGGCGTCGACGTCTTCTTCGTCATCTCCGGATTCCTCATCACCGGCCTACTCTGGCGCGAGACCTCCACCACCGGCACCGTCCGACTACGCACCTTCTACGGCGCCCGCGCCCGCCGCCTCCTGCCCGCAGCAGCCCTCGTCGGCATCATCACCCTCATCACCGCCGCCGCCCTGCTGCCCCCGCTACCGGCACGTACCACCATCGGCGACGGGATCGCCAGCGCGCTCTACGTCAGCAATTACCGGTTCATCCTGCAGGGGGTCGATTACTCCGCCCCCACCGTGACACCCTCGGCGTTTCAACACTATTGGTCCCTCGGCGTGGAGGAACAGTTCTACGCGGTGTGGCCGGTGCTGATGATCGCCGTCGCCTGGTGGGTCCGGCGGCGCCGCGGCCCCCTCGGACCGAGCCGCTCCGCACGTCCCTACCTGGTGACCCTGGCCGTGATCGCGGTGGCCTCCTGTGCATTGGCCCTGCTGGCCTCCCACTGGGCGCCGTTCGTGGCGTTCTTCTCGTTGCCCACGCGCGCCTGGCAGCTGGCCATCGGCGGCATGATCGCCCTGACGGCGCTGCAGTGGCGCCGCCTGCCGAGCGGTGCGGCCACCGTGATCGGTTGCGGTGGACTGTTGTTGATCGGACTGGCCTGTACGTTGTTCGATGAGACCACGCTCTACCCCGGTGCGGCAGCGCTGGTACCCACCCTCGGTACCGCCGCGGTCATCGCCGCCGGGTGCGCCCAACCGGGTCGGGGCGCGGGCCGCCTGCTGGGAGCGGCCGGCATGCGGGCCATCGGCCGCCTCTCCTATTCCTGGTACCTCTGGCACTGGCCCATCCTGGTCTTCGCCCCCCTGGTCCTGGGGCACGCCCTGGATCTGGGCGCCCGGCTCGCCGCCGCACTGCTGTCCGCGCTGCTGGCCGCCCTGACGCTGCGCTACGTCGAGAATCCGCTGAGGTTCGCGACCTCGGTGCGCACGTCCTCCTGGCGCAGTGTGAGCCTCGGGATGGTGTCCACCGCGTCGGTGGTGGCCGTCGGCGCAGGGCTGCTGATCGCTGTTCCGGCGCCGGCCGGCCGGGGCGCACCCATCACACCGATCACCCTCGCCGCTGCCCCGGTGCCGGCCGGGTCTGCCCCCGACGTGTATGACCGCGCCGTGGAACAGACCTTCGCCGCGGTGCAGACCGCCGTGCGGGCTGCCGCGGACCTCACCGCGGTGCCGTCCAACCTGCAGCCGCCGCTCGCCGGGGCCGAGGACCAACTCGATGACGTCTTCCGTAACGGGTGTCTGCGCAGTGCCTGGCAGGTCGAACAACCCGACTGCGCCAGTGGTGATCTCGACTCCGACACCTCCATAGTCGTGCTCGGCGACTCCAACTCCGCGATGTGGAACCCCGCGTTTCGCGCATTGGCGCCGGCACGCGGCTGGCGCCTGCAGATGATGGGCAAGGCCGGGTGCCCGATGATGGACCTGCCGATCCGCAGCCCGCAGCTGCATCGGGAGTACACCGAATGCGCCCGCTGGCGCAGCGGTGTGCTGGCCCGTCTGCAGGCCGAGCCGCCCGACCTGGTGGTGGTGAGCATGTGGCGGGGTTACGGCTCGGACGGCTACCCCGCAGGAGTGCAGTCGTATGACGCGGCGTGGCTGGCGAGCCTGACCGAGCTGGTCCGCCAACTCCGCGACACCGGCACACAGGTCCTGGTCCTCGGCCCCATCCCCGACCCCCAATCCATCGTCCCCGTCTGCCTTTCCGGCCACCTCGACGACGCCCGAGCCTGCGCCCCCACCCGAACCACCGCCGTCAACCACACCGGCATCACCGCAGAAACCCTCGCCACCGAACACGGCGGCGGCCACTACGCCGACCTCACCGACCTCTTCTGCACCGCCGACATCTGCCCCACCATCATCGGCAACACCCTCGTCTACCGGGACCGCTCACACCTGACGGTCGAATACGCCCGGTTGCTGGCGCCTGCCCTGGGCGCACTGACCGACCGCACACTCGCACACACCTGA
- a CDS encoding NAD-dependent epimerase/dehydratase family protein, which translates to MPISVLITGGAGFIGSALAHRLVQAGYDVTVLDVLHPQVHGAELALTLPPSARLLTGDVTHAPDLDAILRLVKPDQVVHLAAETGTAQSLSQASRHGAVNVVGTTQLLDALGRTAHVPRHLVLASSRAVYGEGTWIADGEVFYPRPRTHAQLVAGQWDPVSPNGRPAHPRASRAGHTEPRPTSIYAATKLAQEHIMAAWAAAHDTAFSILRLQNVYGPGQSLTNSYTGIIALFARLAREQHTVEVYEDGCIVRDFVYIEDVADALFAAVQRPPTGQDRCVDIGSGTPTTIDQVARKIAGLCAAPEPVVVGRFRDGDVRAARCDIGSAMDQLDWSPKWTLDDGLAALLRWIDERPAPQRT; encoded by the coding sequence GTGCCGATATCCGTACTGATCACCGGCGGAGCAGGATTCATCGGCTCCGCGCTGGCCCACCGACTGGTGCAGGCAGGCTACGACGTGACCGTCCTCGATGTTCTGCACCCCCAGGTGCACGGTGCGGAACTCGCGCTGACGTTGCCGCCCTCGGCGCGGTTGCTCACCGGCGACGTCACGCACGCACCCGACCTTGACGCCATCCTGCGGTTGGTCAAACCCGATCAGGTGGTGCATCTGGCAGCCGAGACCGGCACCGCCCAGTCGCTGTCGCAGGCAAGCCGCCACGGTGCGGTCAATGTGGTGGGCACCACGCAGCTGCTGGATGCGCTGGGCCGCACCGCTCATGTCCCCCGGCACCTGGTGCTCGCGTCGTCGCGGGCGGTGTACGGGGAGGGCACCTGGATAGCCGACGGCGAGGTGTTCTACCCCCGGCCCCGCACCCACGCGCAACTGGTGGCAGGTCAGTGGGATCCGGTGAGCCCCAACGGCAGGCCGGCTCACCCCCGTGCGAGCCGCGCAGGCCACACCGAGCCCCGCCCCACCAGCATCTACGCCGCCACCAAGCTCGCCCAGGAGCACATCATGGCAGCCTGGGCAGCCGCCCATGACACCGCCTTCAGCATCCTGCGACTGCAGAACGTCTACGGGCCCGGGCAGTCGTTGACCAACTCCTACACCGGGATCATCGCGCTGTTCGCGCGGCTGGCGCGCGAACAGCACACCGTGGAGGTCTACGAAGACGGCTGCATCGTCAGGGATTTCGTCTACATCGAGGATGTGGCGGACGCGTTGTTCGCAGCAGTACAGCGTCCACCGACAGGCCAGGACCGATGCGTCGACATCGGGTCCGGCACCCCGACCACCATCGACCAGGTGGCGCGCAAGATCGCCGGGCTCTGCGCGGCACCCGAGCCCGTTGTGGTGGGCAGGTTCCGCGACGGCGACGTCCGGGCAGCCCGGTGCGACATCGGTTCCGCCATGGACCAGCTCGACTGGTCGCCCAAGTGGACCCTGGATGACGGGCTGGCCGCTCTGCTGCGCTGGATCGACGAACGCCCGGCGCCGCAGCGAACCTAG
- a CDS encoding NAD-dependent epimerase/dehydratase family protein: protein MAKVVVTGGYGFVGSHLVAALLKRGDTVTVFDYAKNTRDSSIDFDRYPAFRFIQGDVTDSNALAAAVSDDVDTIYHLASVVGVNRYVEDPLRVVDVSVTGTRNVLEAAHRHGARVVFTSTSEVYGKNPATPWGEDDDRVLGSTRTARWSYSTSKAMAEHMVFAMHDTCGLPVTVVRFFNVYGPRQNPIFVISKSIHRILNGRQPFLYDSGDQTRCFTYVDDAVAGTLMAADSDIGIGQVFNIGSMVETTMRDAVELAIKIADVDTVSAAVAFDTAERYGARYEDIPRRVPDSAKAQSELGWRLEVDLEEGLRRTIEWARQNPWYLEGGDTS from the coding sequence ATGGCCAAAGTTGTCGTAACCGGTGGTTACGGATTCGTCGGTTCACATCTGGTTGCCGCGCTGCTGAAGCGCGGGGATACCGTGACGGTGTTCGACTACGCGAAGAACACCCGGGACAGCAGCATCGACTTCGACCGGTATCCGGCATTCCGGTTCATCCAGGGTGATGTCACTGACAGTAATGCGCTTGCGGCGGCCGTGTCCGACGATGTGGACACGATCTACCACCTGGCCTCGGTGGTAGGGGTCAACCGCTACGTCGAGGATCCGCTGCGCGTGGTCGACGTCAGCGTGACCGGGACCCGAAATGTCCTGGAGGCAGCGCACCGACATGGTGCGCGGGTGGTGTTCACCAGTACCTCAGAGGTCTACGGCAAGAACCCCGCGACCCCGTGGGGTGAGGACGACGACCGCGTACTGGGCTCGACCAGGACGGCCCGTTGGAGTTACAGCACCAGCAAGGCGATGGCCGAGCACATGGTGTTCGCCATGCACGACACCTGTGGGTTGCCGGTCACCGTGGTGCGTTTCTTCAATGTCTACGGTCCGCGTCAGAATCCGATCTTCGTCATCTCCAAGAGCATTCACCGCATCCTCAACGGCAGGCAGCCGTTCCTCTACGACTCCGGTGATCAGACCCGCTGCTTCACCTACGTCGACGATGCGGTGGCGGGCACGTTGATGGCGGCCGACAGCGACATCGGGATCGGTCAGGTGTTCAACATCGGGAGCATGGTGGAGACCACCATGCGCGACGCTGTGGAGCTGGCCATCAAGATCGCCGATGTGGACACCGTCTCTGCTGCGGTGGCGTTCGACACCGCAGAGCGTTACGGCGCGCGCTACGAGGACATTCCGCGTCGGGTACCGGATTCCGCCAAGGCACAATCAGAACTGGGCTGGCGGCTCGAGGTGGACCTCGAGGAGGGGCTGCGCCGCACCATCGAATGGGCTCGGCAGAACCCGTGGTACCTCGAGGGCGGCGACACGTCCTAG
- a CDS encoding nucleotide sugar dehydrogenase, producing the protein MADGVFGRSDAEVDLLVRGMRSGIAVVGFGYIGTVIGAVLAERGWPVTGIDVRRHVVDQINEGRSTVPEPGLGDLVADSVRVGRLSATDDFSVIADNDFVIVTVGTPLGPDYEPIVDDITSAARAVAQHVRTGHLIILKSTVPPDTTEKLFLPILEEVSGLRAGIDFGLAFCPERLAEGQAIQELTSIPVVVGAVDERSARACATLWRHALGVESVIVDDPRTAEMVKLADNLWVDLNVALANELAKVCDRLGMDALQVIEAANTMPKGGREANILRPSMGVGGYCLTKDPWFVNHLGASVGLDLAIPRTSRTVNDTMPAYTFGLLTELLADQGKTLQHSKIAVLGIAFKNNTGDCRLTPTRFVLELLEQSGCQLTVHDPWVPEQEAHSVTTIPLTVDIESAVKDADAVVVLAGHRQFHQIPLVRMADLAAPGSVFLDGRNSFDPAAVRAAGFVYKGIGR; encoded by the coding sequence GTGGCTGATGGTGTGTTCGGGCGCAGCGACGCCGAAGTCGATCTCCTGGTTCGCGGAATGCGGTCGGGTATCGCGGTGGTCGGATTCGGCTACATCGGCACCGTCATCGGGGCGGTGCTCGCGGAGCGCGGCTGGCCGGTGACCGGAATCGACGTGCGGCGCCATGTCGTGGATCAGATCAACGAGGGCCGCAGTACCGTCCCGGAGCCCGGCCTCGGCGACCTGGTGGCCGACAGCGTCCGCGTCGGACGGCTCAGCGCTACCGATGATTTCAGTGTGATCGCGGACAACGACTTCGTGATCGTCACCGTCGGCACGCCGTTGGGGCCCGACTACGAACCGATCGTCGACGACATCACCTCGGCGGCCCGAGCCGTGGCCCAGCACGTCCGTACCGGGCACCTGATCATCCTCAAGAGCACGGTTCCGCCGGACACGACGGAGAAGCTGTTCCTGCCGATCCTCGAAGAGGTCTCCGGGCTGCGGGCGGGCATCGACTTCGGGCTGGCATTCTGCCCCGAGCGACTGGCCGAAGGGCAAGCGATACAGGAGCTCACGTCGATCCCGGTGGTGGTCGGCGCCGTCGATGAACGCAGTGCGCGCGCCTGCGCGACGCTGTGGCGGCATGCGCTGGGCGTCGAATCCGTCATCGTCGATGATCCGCGCACCGCCGAGATGGTGAAGCTGGCCGACAACCTCTGGGTGGACCTCAATGTCGCGCTCGCCAACGAACTGGCCAAGGTGTGTGATCGCTTGGGCATGGACGCCCTGCAGGTGATCGAGGCGGCCAACACCATGCCCAAGGGTGGGCGGGAAGCCAACATCCTGCGGCCCAGTATGGGCGTGGGCGGCTACTGCCTGACCAAGGATCCGTGGTTCGTCAACCACCTCGGCGCCTCGGTGGGTCTCGACCTGGCGATCCCGCGGACGTCGCGGACCGTCAACGACACCATGCCGGCCTATACATTCGGGCTGCTGACCGAGCTGCTCGCAGACCAGGGCAAAACACTGCAGCACAGCAAGATCGCGGTACTGGGAATTGCATTCAAGAACAACACCGGCGACTGCAGGCTGACACCCACGAGGTTCGTGCTGGAACTGCTCGAGCAGTCCGGGTGCCAGTTGACGGTGCACGATCCCTGGGTTCCCGAGCAGGAGGCTCACAGCGTCACGACCATCCCGCTGACGGTGGACATCGAGTCGGCAGTCAAGGATGCCGACGCCGTCGTGGTGCTGGCTGGACATCGGCAGTTCCACCAGATTCCACTGGTGCGGATGGCAGATCTTGCAGCACCGGGCAGCGTGTTCCTGGACGGGCGGAACAGTTTCGACCCGGCGGCCGTGCGGGCGGCCGGATTCGTCTACAAGGGGATCGGCCGCTAG